The sequence AAAGCAGGTGCTGCCACCCGTACCTAGACAATTGGCACTTGCCGCTCACTAGAGTCGAGATACGTGGTGATGTGTATTCTCACCAGGTTGGGCTGGATTATCAATCTAAAGAAGTCAGACTTAGTTCCTACACAGGATCTCATCTTCATAGACGCATGTTTCGACACAGCGAGAGGATTAGTCTCCCTGTCGCCAGATCGGATCTCCAAAGTTCAGAGAGTTGTTTTACAATTTCTCTAGTCCCCTTCTGCTCGGGTTTGGCTACAGTTGCCATGCAACATGGCGGCAACGGTGGACATTGTTTGGAGAGCGCGCTTGAGGATGCGACACATTCAGTACGCCTTGGCGCGGATGTGGTCCCACAGCCAGAGTTACGAAACTATTCTCCACACTCCGGAGTGGTTAATTCCTCATTTATGGTGGTGGACAGTGGTAGGGAATATTGTCAGTGTAGAGAACGAGAATGAGTTGTGGCCATATGTCCATCACCGTTGAGTTTGTTGTTGATTGGCTCTTTCAACCCTAACTTGCCATGTCCCCGCCTGATTGACATCAGTGGCTTGGTGATTGGGTAAGTGTATGTCTTTATCTCTCGCAGCTTCAGCAGTGTATGAGAGCGTGTGAAGGGTACACGctagcagacagaatgccgctCCCGAATCACGTTCGTTGGGCGTCTGtcttatgctatatatgtaccccaaggaggacttcttctgaaaaagaattatacaaacctgtagaggttacgaattctttgaagaatgtcctccttggggtacgtcCACCCGTCTCCCCACGTTCTGTCTGACGAGTTCAGCGTGAAAAGTGAGATACGAGGTAGATggcgagagttacctgctcttggctgttagtTGGCCCAGGTAGGgtccctgtaggggtggtctcacaagacaaaagcgagtttttgttttgtaaaatatttattcaatacatGCCAtactgtcgtaggcattttaaaatggacattttaatgctatatatgtaccccaaggaagACATTCTTTacaagaattcataacctctacaggtttgtataaacatttttagaccaaaattggcaGATATAACAAACTCAACCCATGATTgtgtcttttgctgtttacagagttttatcattttctgaatttccatggaaacaattttcaaaagggaggaatgggcttcatttctggagcacaataCGAAACCTTCATATCTTTCAGTAGATCTTGGCAGaaatatgagacagatcttgaagtggtgccttttgtacTTTTcagattttgtcatttttatttttcttggtttccatggaaacgatttgtacttagtctcaaaagggaggcaTGGggttcatttccggagcacaactcaaaaaccatttcatatcttccaacagatcttgacagatatatgagaccgatcttgaagtggtgtatcttgctgtttacagatatatggcatttttcatgatttccacagaaacgattcaaacttaatctaagaataATGTCAAGTAATggtgagatgatttgtcctttcaaatgtgTCGGGGCAGGGGGCAATATGTCATCTTGTGATGACTGTTGTGGAAGCCATTGTAGGTGAGTGGGTTAGAAGGCTGACTTTCTGTTGTAACAATTAGTGACtatgagggtgtgggtttgaatcccggaggGGACAAGGGCTGGGGCGGGCACATGGGTACTCGGGTACTCTAaaccaagtcgggtacagctgGAAGTGAATCTAGATATTGAGTTCCCGGCCAGGAAGAAAACTCTGTAATTACTACACCCAGTCACTGCAGCCAGGCACTGCACCCAATCATTGCAGTCATGCTTCTCAGAAGAGGTGATATGTGATTGAGTTCTAAGGCTGGTGAACTtggccagaaatgggctttacacattgtacaagCAAAAGCCTTAACCACCTCGCTGCCCTATTGCCCTGAATGAAACACTGACAGTTACAGTGATAATTTACCCTGACATCACAATCAATATGACTCTGTTTCAGGGACACAGCCGGCCAGGAGCGGTTCCGCACCATTACAACAGCATACTACAGAGGAGCGATGGTGAGCCTCACAAGGCATAGTTAAAACATTTAActatagtctggcagaaaatgtttcaggacagtgtttggtaactttactttaaaactacATGTGCTATTCGTTTCCAATGtggtatgaggctttataattcttctaccattgaggattttaattgGCATAATTTATCACTTGATAATATGAAAGTTGTCTGTAAGAGCTCTATCATTATTTGaagtcacaacaacacctcacatgtcaagGGTGTTGAGCGACTTGGTCATGCAAATAGgcaggtcacatgtcacattcttACATTATGCCTCATACCAAACTGGAGTAGCACTTATAGTTCTAAAGTTAAGTTACCAAACACtgttctgaaacattttctaccAGACTATAGTGCCAAATATGTAGACACATGTGCTTGACATAGTAGGGTAACTGTAGGCTGTTGAATCTGAAAACAATTTAACCGTTGTAGTACCAGCATGCGTAGCGTAAGCACTAGATATTGCTTTTTTTCTTCTTAACAGTCTTATTAAAGTGACATTTCTGTTTAGATATgatgtgacctgtgaaggtccaaggtagaatagcccttcagcaacccatgcttgctttaATAGGCgactgcttgttgtaagaggcaactaacgggatcaggttgtcaggctcgttgacttggttgacacatgtcagcagttccctattgcgcagatcaatgctcatgttgttgatcactggattgtctggacatgacaagatatttacagaccgccgccatatagctggaatattgctgagtgcggcgtaaaactaaactaactcactcagatATGATACCTCTCTGTATCTACATCACCCGAGACTTTCTTCCAAACTAAGCTGCCTTAGGATCCAGAATCCATAACGTCTTTGTATGGCATTTTAGtagttgggaagtacaatattGACAAACTTCATGACAGTTTATGGAATTTCATTCTTGGGACATTTTGAAGCATCACAAATGTCACACTCCTTAAAGTAGTCCATAATGTTTGTCAGTATCTAATTGAGATCTATACGATGTCTCTTCTTTTATCCTTCTTAATCTTATCAGTGAGGCTCGATACTATGGTTTGTGGGCATATGATATGCGACGGGATGTGACATTAGAAACACGTATTTATGTTGTGCAATTATTTCCTTTTATCATGCTTATAGTCCTACTTGGTGATAATTTGGCCACACAAGCATTTATCCTGAGGTAAACCTgggcaagagttatctccccttatcaaATTGGGGGTGCTCTTTTGATTGGAGATAATGTTACCATCCTATGGTAACTCCAAGGCGAATTTACATACCTTTACAACAAGTCACATATTGATTAATAAAAGTAGACAATTAACTTTTACATAATTTGATTAGGGACTCAGTTTCCCACAAAAAAATACCAAATTTAGCAACTCAGCAACATTTGGGGATATCCGGCAATTTTGGTACATGATTTTGCTTACGTTTGGCGATGTTATTTTTACTCCATCTGTGTGTTTCAGGGCATTATGCTGGtgtatgacatcacaaatgagaAGTCATTTGAAAACATACGAAATTGGATTCGTAACATAGAAGAGGTAAGAATATAGACTTTCATTTCCACCGGTACAACACCCAGTCTGACACCCAGACACACACTCAGAACAACACCCAGCCAGACTTCAAACcagacatttattgcaggtaaAGTCCCATTCATGATAGCTATGAAGAGGTGATCTCTCACAAAACCTGTTTAAAAGCCTCTTCAGTTTTATTGGTTTGGTGTCAATGAAATCATCTATGCAGTGCCATGAAATTATGACCAGTGTTCAAAATTAACGTGTTGATAAAGTAGCAGGTGCTTCCTGCCAGGTTTAATATAGGTAGCAAAGTCCCTCATCTGGTAGCAGCACTTTTTTCTATTGTGTAAATTATATCATGTACTCAGTCAGGGATGAGAATTTCCCACAAATCTGCAGAATTCGGTGTATTTGATGGCATTGGTGTCATTCATgatgaatgttttattgtttcaatTGACAAGACTGAAGGAAGTAATCCAACGATTACAAAATTTATTAGctccattttgagatgaaatgaaatccaagtttttttatagtttgaaaccataagtggaaactATCTAGTGGCCCATGGACGAGTAAGATATCATACTTCATTGCCCCAAATAAATGTGAATTGTACTGGGCGTCGGGCAATGACATTTTTGAAGCCCTGGTTagtcaacattttaagcaccaCTAGTGGCATGTCAAATTGTTCTTCGTCTCCATTACCCCTGCTGGTTTCCGCCTCATCTCTTCACACTTGTATATATGACTCCTGGCCCCATTCTGTTCTGTTCATGGTGTTAGAACCCCCACGAAGATATAGCTCGTGCTGTATTAAAGATGTTGTCCCCCCACATATAGTGTTCCTCACACACGTTCACATGACTGTATAAGTGCAATAACCTCAAATGCAAGGTTATGCCCTTTGTTGTTCCACTCCCTAGGACTATCTGTTAAATTttgcttgtttatgtttattgtgAATATTGATTGTTGCAGCATGCATCGAAGGATGTCGAGAAGATGATCCTGGGTAACAAGTGTGATATGAACGACAGACGACAGGTGTCGAAGGAGAAGGGGGAGCAGGTAGGCACTGGATGTAAATCCAACCTGAGGATCAGATGTCTTAACATTAAGGCTCTTGTGATATGAATGACAGGTGTCCAAAGGAAAGGTAGAAGGAAGCAGGTAGGTACTGGATGTAAATCCCTCCTGAGGATCAGATGTCTTAACATTGAGGGTGTTGTGCAATGAACTACACATGACAGGTGTCGAAGGAGAAGGTAGCATTGATTGGCACTGGTtgtaaagcccatttgtggATCCGAgggtcctttcacaaagcagcctTTACTCAAATTACAGAGGTTAACCTTTACCTCTGTAACATTGCACTATGGTCACCGTAGTGACTTACTATCACATCAGTGACTtactgtcaccttagtgacttactatcaccttagcgacttactatcaccttaaTGATTTCctgttaccttagtgacttgcTTTCAACTTAATGATTTCCTATTGCCTTAGTGACTTACTATGACCTCAGTGACTTACCtgagtgctttgtgaaagtagtccctggTGTCTTAATATTGAGGATGTTGTGATTTACCAGTATGTTGTTTGTGGTTGGTATTGTCAGTGGTGGGGTGTTTCATAATTCTTCCCTGTATTGATGCGTATTTAAATGCTGAATCAATTCACTCACAGAACATTTTCAGGCTAAGGCCTTTACTGTAGAAATGTGCCCCATTGGCATATATGATAAACAATTAAATCATTATTCATTTATTGATCATTTGAATGGAGAGTCAAGTTTTAAATTTCTTTAAATTTCTCTAGTTTggtttgaaatttgaataacATCAGTCTAAATGCGAgatctttttttcaaatttgcgTAAGTATATTCAGGAAATTTTAAGTCATGAGATCATTTTGTTCTATGACATcacaaatttcaaaattcaggGTAGATGCCTGAATTTAACAGACAAACAAATTCATGCAAAATATAATGTTCAGCAATGCACAAAGTGATTGGCCTAACACAGCTAACTTTAAATGACTTGTCACTCTTTGAGAAATAAGCACACACGACATATAATGACTGCTGAAGATAACTCAGGGGAGAGAATCAGTAACCTTGCCAACAAACCCCAGATAAGGGCACCATGTGAGCCGCTGTAACTGCCCAACAAATCCCAGACGTAGGTGCCAACTGAGCGTCTGCTGACTGACCAACAAAATCCAGACGTATTTTTTAGACGCCATCTGAGTCGCCGTAACTGCCCAAGAAACTGCATACATAGGCGCCAACTGAGTGTCTGCTGACAGACCAACAAACCCCAGATAAAGGCGCCATCCGAGTCGCCGTAACTGCCCAACCAACCCCAAATGTAGGTTACAACTGAGTATTTGCTGACTGCCCAACAAACCCCCGATAAAGGCACCATCTGAGCCGATGTAACTGACCAATAAATCCCAGACATACGTGCCAACTGAGTGTCTGCTGACTGACCAACAAACCCCAGACGTAGGCGCCATCTCAATGGCCGTAACTGCCCAACAAACTGCATACATAGGCGCCAACTGAGTGTCTGCTGACTGACCAACAAACCCCAGACGTAGGCGCCATCTCAATGGCCGTAACTGCCCAACAAACTGCATACATAGGCGCCAACTGAGTGTCTGCTGACAGACCAACAAACCCCACAGATGCTGAGTCGCCATAActaccaaaaaaaacccagacaTAGGCGCCAACTGAGCGTCTGCTGACTAACCAACAAAACCCAGACGTAGGCGCCATCCAAGTCGCCATAACTGCCCAACAAACTGCAGACGTAGGCAACAACTGAGCCTTTGCTGACTGACCAACAAACCGCAAACAAAGGCGCCAACTGAGCGTCCTCTGACTGACcaacaaaccccaaacaaagGCGCCAACTGAGCGTCCTCTGACTGACcaacaaaccccaaacaaagGCGCCAACTGAGCGTCCTCTGACTGACCAACAAACCCCAGTGAGTGTCTGCTGCCTTTCGGACACATCCCAGACAGTTACACCAACCGAATGTCTGCTGACTATCAGACACATCCCAGACATAGGCACCAACTGTGTGTCTGTTAACTGTCGGACACATCTGAGACAATTACGCCAACTGAGTGCTTGTCACTGTTGCAGCTTGCTGTGGAACATGGGATCAAGTTCATGGAGACGAGTGCAAAGGCCAGCAACAATGTGGAGGAGGCGTTCTTCACACTAGCACGAGACATTAAGCTCAAGATGGACAGGAAATCAGTAAGTATGAAGGATGATTCATCATGACTTTAGTTGAACCCATTCAACACCATGTCCAAACCGGCCAAGACATCACGAGTCCCCGGAATTTGTAGGTCGGTAAACTGGCCCATAATTATGATGTATTTATTAAATTTATCACGTTTCACAGTGTCTGAAAACATTTTATTGACAGAATTACAATAATAAACTGTTTTTCGCAATGttcctgaaaaaatacaattcttgGACACATGCATCACCAATGGGTCCACATCATCGAAGTTGCCGAAAAGTAAGTTAATCATGTTTCGAGctaaaaatcaaacaaattgaataaatgtaagaataaaatcaacaacattACTCAAAGAGGTTATCAAACATACATTAAAGCTTACTATTTCCATCTGTTTTCAGCAATTGTGTATTGTAATTCAGGTGACATCTCAGCTTTTATGCCTCGAATTTAGTGCCCAGACACTGGCAATGTTTTTAATGCTGAATTATATGCATGAATCATTTTTGTCACTGGTCGTAAACCAGAATGCTATGTCCACAAAGTTCCATAATATACACACATAGGTGTTGAGTTTTTGCATAATATGTTCCGAATGAACCTACCCATAAATTTCttctgaatctaatagttttcaTTTAAGAGGATAGTATCCATTGCTGCAATTTAAATAAGCACGTGTAATAGCTATTGTGTAGCAACAGTATATTCATAATACCTTAAGCCACATTATGCTGCAAATTACTACCAACGAAAGAAGAAAATGACTGCTCCTTCAGCAAGCTATAAAATGTCTTGACTTATCTATTGTGGCAGTTATTAGATGCTCAGATCGTAAACGAACCTGGAGGCATTTGCAAATCTATCATGTACACCAATCTTTTAA comes from Haliotis asinina isolate JCU_RB_2024 chromosome 13, JCU_Hal_asi_v2, whole genome shotgun sequence and encodes:
- the LOC137259259 gene encoding ras-related protein Rab-8B-like isoform X1, with the translated sequence MAKTYDYLFKLLLIGDSGVGKTCLLFRFSEDAFNSTFISTIGIDFKIRTIELDGKKIKLQIWDTAGQERFRTITTAYYRGAMGIMLVYDITNEKSFENIRNWIRNIEEHASKDVEKMILGNKCDMNDRRQVSKEKGEQLAVEHGIKFMETSAKASNNVEEAFFTLARDIKLKMDRKSDASGQSSRGGGYQLKKENTPKKSFWRCTIL
- the LOC137259259 gene encoding ras-related protein Rab-8B-like isoform X2 translates to MEADSTFDKPYKILMIGDSGVGKQELMLHFVKDNEQKVGIDFKIRTIELDGKKIKLQIWDTAGQERFRTITTAYYRGAMGIMLVYDITNEKSFENIRNWIRNIEEHASKDVEKMILGNKCDMNDRRQVSKEKGEQLAVEHGIKFMETSAKASNNVEEAFFTLARDIKLKMDRKSDASGQSSRGGGYQLKKENTPKKSFWRCTIL